The Streptomyces sp. CG4 genome window below encodes:
- a CDS encoding TIGR03619 family F420-dependent LLM class oxidoreductase encodes MSAATTRALGVGAPLSGAWATPAAQVRIARQAEALGYQSLWTFTRLLFPMQSNDAEWSSDFQPAFHYGVAEPLITLGHLAGCTERIRLGTSVLNAPFFAPAVLAKQLIQLDRVSNGRLDAGLAQGWSEEEFRAVGLPMERRVARTLEYVEVIRRMWEQDQAEFQGEFTELPRTLVRPRPVQPVFPLLLGGSTEQAWRRAGRLAQGWVSPGFVTVAEVAEAASGVRSAAERAGRCPDDLRVVVRATVFLGQEHDAGRTAFHGSVAQIRSDIEQMHDAGATEVFLDFNFDPQIVGPQAEPAGSLARVEEALAELAPAALPAAR; translated from the coding sequence ATGTCCGCGGCCACCACCCGTGCTCTCGGTGTGGGCGCCCCCCTGTCCGGAGCCTGGGCAACGCCCGCCGCCCAGGTGCGGATCGCCCGGCAGGCCGAGGCACTCGGCTACCAGTCCCTGTGGACCTTCACCCGCCTGCTCTTCCCGATGCAGAGCAACGATGCCGAATGGTCGTCCGACTTCCAGCCGGCCTTCCACTACGGCGTGGCGGAACCCCTCATCACCCTCGGCCACCTGGCCGGCTGCACCGAGCGGATCCGGCTGGGCACCTCGGTGCTCAACGCGCCGTTCTTCGCTCCTGCGGTCCTGGCCAAACAGCTCATCCAGCTCGACCGGGTGTCGAACGGACGGCTCGACGCCGGGCTGGCCCAGGGATGGTCCGAGGAGGAGTTCCGGGCGGTCGGTCTGCCCATGGAGCGGCGAGTGGCCCGCACTCTGGAGTACGTGGAGGTGATCCGTCGGATGTGGGAGCAGGATCAGGCGGAGTTCCAGGGCGAGTTCACCGAGCTGCCCCGCACCCTGGTCCGCCCCCGCCCGGTCCAGCCGGTCTTCCCGTTGCTGCTCGGCGGCTCCACGGAGCAGGCCTGGAGGCGTGCGGGGCGCCTGGCGCAGGGCTGGGTCAGTCCGGGTTTCGTCACCGTCGCGGAGGTGGCCGAGGCCGCGTCCGGGGTCCGCTCAGCCGCCGAACGCGCCGGGCGTTGCCCCGATGACCTGCGCGTCGTCGTGCGCGCCACCGTCTTCCTCGGCCAGGAACACGACGCCGGACGCACCGCCTTCCACGGTTCGGTCGCTCAGATCCGGTCGGACATCGAGCAGATGCATGATGCCGGAGCCACCGAGGTCTTCCTCGACTTCAACTTCGATCCGCAGATCGTCGGTCCTCAGGCAGAACCTGCCGGTTCGCTCGCCCGGGTCGAGGAAGCACTGGCGGAACTCGCTCCGGCTGCCCTTCCCGCCGCACGGTAG
- a CDS encoding RNA-guided endonuclease TnpB family protein: MTTACVKRAFKYRFYPTDAQAAELSRTFGCVRKVYNLALAARTEAWARQERVNYNQTSAMLTAWKKTEELVFLNDVSSVPLQQTLRHLQSAFTSFFARRAKYPRFKSRKKSRTSAEYTTSGFRFRDGKLTLAKMAEPLAIVWSRSLPEGAKPSTVTVSQDSAGRWFVSLLCEDPSVKPLAATDAAVGVDVGLDHLLALSTGEKIANPRHERRDRLRLAKAQRELSRKATGDGTNRRKARRKVAKIYARIADRRRDGLHKLATRLVRENQTIVIEDLTVRNMVKNRSLARAISDAAWSEFRGLLEYKAAWYGREVIAVDRFFPSSKLCSVCGTLADKMPLNVRTWTCDCGTTHDRDVNAAKNLLAAGLAVTVCGAGVRPQRSSPGGQSAAKQKTPRREP; the protein is encoded by the coding sequence ATGACGACGGCGTGTGTGAAGCGGGCGTTCAAGTACCGCTTCTATCCAACCGATGCGCAGGCGGCTGAGCTGTCGCGCACGTTCGGGTGCGTGCGGAAGGTCTACAACCTGGCGCTCGCGGCCCGTACTGAGGCGTGGGCGCGGCAGGAGCGGGTCAACTACAACCAGACCTCGGCCATGCTGACGGCCTGGAAGAAGACCGAGGAACTGGTGTTCCTCAATGATGTGTCGTCGGTGCCGTTGCAGCAGACGCTGCGGCACTTGCAGAGTGCGTTCACCAGTTTCTTCGCCAGGCGAGCGAAGTACCCGCGCTTCAAGTCGCGGAAGAAGTCGCGCACGTCCGCCGAGTACACCACCAGCGGTTTCCGCTTCCGTGACGGGAAGCTGACTCTGGCGAAGATGGCGGAGCCCCTGGCCATCGTGTGGTCGCGTTCTCTGCCGGAGGGGGCGAAGCCGTCCACGGTGACGGTGTCGCAGGACAGCGCCGGGCGCTGGTTCGTCTCTCTGCTGTGCGAAGACCCGTCCGTCAAGCCGCTGGCCGCCACGGATGCGGCGGTCGGCGTCGACGTCGGCCTGGACCACCTGCTGGCCCTCTCCACCGGAGAGAAGATCGCCAACCCCCGCCACGAACGCCGCGACCGCCTCCGGCTCGCCAAGGCCCAGCGGGAACTGTCCCGCAAGGCCACGGGGGACGGCACCAACCGGCGCAAGGCCCGGCGCAAGGTCGCGAAGATCTACGCGCGGATCGCCGACCGCCGCCGGGACGGGCTGCACAAGCTGGCCACTCGACTCGTTCGTGAAAACCAAACGATCGTCATCGAGGACCTGACCGTCCGGAACATGGTCAAAAACCGGAGCCTTGCCCGCGCCATCAGCGACGCGGCGTGGTCGGAGTTTAGGGGCCTTCTGGAGTACAAGGCCGCCTGGTACGGGCGGGAAGTGATCGCGGTGGACCGCTTCTTCCCCTCCTCCAAACTGTGCTCCGTCTGCGGCACCCTGGCTGACAAGATGCCGCTGAACGTCCGCACCTGGACGTGCGACTGCGGTACGACCCATGACCGGGACGTGAACGCAGCAAAGAACCTTCTGGCCGCCGGGCTGGCGGTGACAGTCTGTGGAGCTGGTGTAAGACCTCAACGGAGTTCTCCGGGCGGGCAGTCGGCGGCGAAGCAGAAAACCCCACGGCGCGAGCCGTAG
- a CDS encoding cupin domain-containing protein: MIHEISRLVAGCRPDGTSVVEANGPIAPVTVGALPGVEFYQVWGRNDTPTIGDGGTEAAFVPYFPGDSGTRFVILRWPPVTGHGPDGDPDQLSAEVEQVFPGLLQALAPDEQGHHATDTVDMSIILDGELWLQLEDGSDTRLTPGSCVVLRGNRHSWSNRSAEPAVMACVFIGTHDSPDRLTDQAR, from the coding sequence ATGATCCATGAGATTTCGCGTCTGGTCGCGGGGTGCCGGCCCGACGGCACCTCGGTGGTCGAGGCGAACGGGCCGATCGCCCCCGTGACCGTCGGCGCGCTGCCCGGCGTCGAGTTCTATCAGGTCTGGGGGCGCAACGACACTCCGACCATCGGCGACGGCGGCACGGAGGCGGCCTTCGTCCCCTACTTTCCCGGGGACAGCGGGACGCGCTTCGTGATACTGCGCTGGCCCCCGGTGACCGGGCACGGCCCGGACGGTGATCCCGACCAGCTCTCCGCCGAGGTCGAGCAGGTCTTCCCCGGGCTGCTCCAGGCTCTGGCCCCGGACGAGCAGGGACACCATGCGACGGACACCGTGGACATGTCGATCATCCTCGACGGCGAGCTCTGGCTCCAGCTGGAGGACGGCTCCGACACCCGGCTGACCCCGGGCAGCTGCGTCGTCCTGCGCGGCAACCGGCACTCCTGGTCCAATCGCAGCGCCGAACCGGCCGTCATGGCCTGTGTCTTCATCGGTACCCACGACAGCCCCGACAGGCTCACCGACCAGGCACGGTGA
- a CDS encoding helix-turn-helix transcriptional regulator: MDSTAEDGDGIGRRLRELRRARGLRQQDLASDDVSVSYISLIESGKRTPSADVVTLLAERLGCTTGYLLTGQDGTRTRELELKAAFADLSLHNGANGEALQAYSEVLASAPVLPEDTVRRARLGQALALEKLGRLEAAVQALTMLYEDPKCVAGSAEWSQLATALCRCHQALGDQVLSVEIAERALRRLDQLGLEATSDHIQLGAVLVGCYRIRGDLAKARLVAERLIRIADDHGDRAAQQQTYWNAALVAQSQGQTDEALALAERARTLLVEGDNVRHQALLCGVYAMLLLGSDPGAPERARRLLERSHAQLVEVGTAAEQASAQSGIAMACLRLDQAAEAQQHALRALALVRDEPCRESVEARAVLAHAQFSAGESPRAQESLRTAATQLRQLPRARSSAAVWRRIGDIWQQYGYPAEATAAYQQALDDAGLPGLLTSTDRAAASGGY; this comes from the coding sequence GTGGACAGCACCGCCGAAGACGGTGACGGCATCGGCCGACGGCTACGGGAACTGCGCCGTGCTCGCGGTCTGCGGCAACAGGACCTCGCCAGCGACGACGTCTCGGTGAGCTACATCTCCCTGATCGAGTCGGGCAAGCGAACTCCCTCGGCCGATGTCGTGACGCTCCTCGCCGAGCGCCTCGGATGCACCACCGGCTACCTGCTCACGGGGCAGGACGGGACACGAACGCGCGAGCTGGAGCTCAAGGCGGCGTTCGCCGACCTCTCCCTGCACAACGGTGCGAACGGGGAGGCCCTGCAGGCCTACAGCGAGGTCCTCGCCTCCGCGCCCGTCCTGCCCGAGGACACCGTGCGCCGAGCGCGGCTCGGACAGGCGCTCGCCCTGGAGAAACTCGGCCGCCTGGAGGCCGCGGTCCAGGCGCTCACCATGCTGTACGAGGACCCCAAGTGTGTCGCCGGCTCGGCGGAATGGAGCCAGTTGGCCACGGCGCTGTGCCGCTGCCACCAAGCCCTCGGCGATCAGGTCCTCAGTGTCGAGATCGCAGAGCGGGCACTGCGCCGGCTGGACCAGCTCGGCCTGGAGGCCACGAGCGACCACATCCAGCTCGGAGCGGTGCTGGTCGGCTGCTATCGGATCCGTGGCGACCTGGCCAAGGCCCGCCTCGTGGCAGAACGTCTGATCAGGATCGCCGACGACCACGGAGACCGGGCCGCACAGCAGCAGACGTACTGGAACGCCGCTCTCGTGGCACAGTCCCAGGGCCAGACCGACGAGGCTCTGGCGCTGGCCGAACGCGCACGCACGCTGCTCGTCGAGGGTGACAACGTGCGCCACCAGGCACTGCTCTGCGGCGTCTACGCAATGCTGCTGCTCGGCTCCGACCCCGGTGCCCCCGAACGGGCCCGCCGGCTGCTGGAGCGGTCCCACGCCCAGCTGGTGGAAGTCGGCACGGCAGCCGAACAGGCGTCGGCGCAGAGCGGTATCGCGATGGCGTGCCTGCGGCTGGACCAGGCTGCCGAAGCCCAGCAACACGCCTTGAGAGCACTGGCGTTGGTGCGTGACGAGCCGTGCCGGGAGTCGGTCGAGGCGCGTGCCGTGCTGGCGCACGCCCAGTTCAGCGCGGGGGAGAGCCCGCGGGCGCAGGAGAGCCTGCGTACTGCGGCGACGCAGCTTCGCCAACTGCCCCGGGCCCGTTCGTCGGCCGCCGTGTGGCGCCGGATCGGTGACATCTGGCAGCAGTACGGGTACCCGGCCGAGGCGACCGCCGCCTATCAGCAGGCCCTGGACGATGCGGGACTGCCCGGCCTGCTCACCTCCACCGACCGGGCGGCCGCCTCCGGCGGCTACTAG
- the glgA gene encoding glycogen synthase: MRVDLLTKEFPPEIYGGAGVHVAELAKELGALVDLQVRCFGAPRNERNVTAYAESELPGEQNPALRTLGVNVEMASACAGADLVHSHTWYANAAGRLAQVLHGIPHVATAHSLEPLRPWKAEQLGGGYALSLLVERSALESADALIAVSHGMRRDILRVYPDVDPQRVHVVHNGIDTRAHRPDHGTAALERHGVDPDRPIVLFVGRVTRQKGLPQLLRAAFELDLRAQLVLCCGQPDTAEIAAETAALVDELRRVRDGVVRIDGMLDRASLLQFLTHASVFVCPSLYEPMGIVNLEAMACGTAVVATATGGIPEVVVDGETGLLVPLDQEQDGSGTPLDPRRFACDLAAAVNRLLADPGHAERLGAAGLARAQKEFGWDVAAERAHAVYRRVLDR; this comes from the coding sequence ATACGCGTCGACTTGCTCACCAAGGAGTTTCCTCCGGAGATCTACGGAGGGGCCGGTGTCCATGTCGCCGAACTCGCCAAGGAATTGGGCGCACTTGTCGACCTGCAGGTGCGCTGCTTCGGTGCGCCGCGCAACGAGCGGAACGTGACCGCCTACGCGGAGTCCGAGCTGCCGGGAGAGCAGAATCCCGCCCTTCGTACGCTCGGGGTGAACGTCGAGATGGCCTCGGCATGCGCGGGAGCGGACCTGGTCCACAGCCACACCTGGTACGCCAACGCGGCGGGCCGGCTCGCGCAGGTCCTGCACGGCATCCCGCATGTCGCCACCGCCCACAGCCTCGAACCGCTGCGCCCCTGGAAGGCCGAACAGCTGGGTGGTGGCTACGCACTGTCGTTGCTGGTGGAGCGTTCGGCGCTGGAGAGCGCCGACGCGCTGATCGCCGTGTCGCACGGCATGCGCCGGGACATCCTGCGCGTCTATCCCGACGTGGATCCACAGCGCGTCCATGTGGTCCACAACGGCATCGACACCCGGGCCCACCGTCCCGACCACGGCACCGCGGCGCTGGAGCGGCACGGGGTGGACCCCGACCGGCCCATCGTCCTGTTCGTGGGCCGCGTCACCCGGCAGAAGGGGCTGCCGCAACTGCTGCGTGCGGCCTTCGAGCTGGACCTGCGCGCCCAGCTCGTGCTGTGCTGCGGGCAGCCCGACACGGCCGAGATCGCGGCCGAGACCGCGGCACTGGTCGACGAGCTGCGCCGGGTGCGGGACGGGGTCGTCCGTATCGACGGCATGCTCGACCGGGCCTCGCTCCTGCAGTTCCTCACCCACGCGTCCGTCTTCGTCTGCCCGTCCCTGTACGAACCGATGGGCATCGTGAACCTGGAGGCCATGGCCTGCGGCACGGCGGTGGTGGCCACGGCGACGGGCGGCATCCCGGAGGTCGTGGTGGACGGGGAGACGGGTCTTCTGGTGCCCCTCGATCAGGAGCAGGACGGCAGCGGCACGCCCCTGGACCCGCGGCGCTTCGCCTGCGACCTGGCGGCCGCGGTGAACCGGCTCCTCGCCGATCCCGGGCACGCCGAGCGGCTCGGGGCCGCCGGTCTCGCACGGGCGCAGAAGGAGTTCGGGTGGGACGTGGCGGCCGAGCGGGCACATGCTGTGTACCGGCGCGTGTTGGATCGCTGA
- a CDS encoding low temperature requirement protein A — protein sequence MSHTTSARDVEGVPEQSAAVRDPLFGGRAERSAEPAAPAADPSPKSGARVTTLELFFDLAFVFNFTQLAGVFSRDMTLRGVGRVLLIFWLLWWMYGGYAWLTNHLPPHRRHHRVLLLLGMASFLVLGLATPNAFHGDGVAFGIGYLVIVSVHAALFAFGGPGAARNMLRIAPFHTVGALLLICAGFLDGWPVYALWISAVALEVVAPVLTGVSGFELKPGHFVERHGLLMIIALGDSFLALGIGTDGGQAGPSVVTTAVLIFVIPAGLWWVYFDESEKAWRAELALERQDAVQRSRLALAAFFYAHVPMLLGLILIAAAVKKTIVHPYEPLAVAPSVALACGVALYLGGIAWFHRILRIGPQRFHFTAALLAVLAIPMGHFGTAVAEVIVLGVLIGAALLSDHRWTVKMAHLYH from the coding sequence ATGTCTCACACGACTTCCGCGCGAGATGTTGAAGGTGTCCCGGAGCAGTCGGCGGCCGTGCGCGACCCCCTTTTCGGGGGCAGGGCAGAGCGATCCGCGGAGCCTGCCGCGCCGGCCGCGGATCCCTCCCCGAAGAGCGGGGCCCGGGTCACCACCCTGGAGTTGTTCTTCGACCTCGCGTTCGTCTTCAACTTCACGCAGCTGGCCGGTGTGTTCAGCCGGGACATGACGCTGCGTGGAGTCGGCCGAGTGCTTCTGATCTTCTGGCTCCTGTGGTGGATGTACGGCGGATACGCGTGGCTCACCAACCACCTTCCGCCGCATCGCCGGCACCACCGGGTCCTGCTGCTGCTCGGCATGGCCTCGTTTCTGGTCCTCGGCCTGGCCACGCCCAACGCCTTCCACGGGGACGGCGTCGCGTTCGGCATCGGCTACCTGGTGATCGTCTCCGTGCATGCCGCCCTCTTCGCCTTCGGCGGCCCGGGAGCGGCCCGCAACATGCTGCGCATCGCCCCGTTCCACACGGTGGGCGCACTGCTGCTCATCTGCGCCGGCTTCCTCGACGGGTGGCCCGTGTACGCGCTGTGGATCTCGGCCGTCGCACTGGAGGTCGTCGCGCCGGTGCTGACGGGCGTGTCGGGCTTCGAGCTGAAGCCGGGCCACTTCGTGGAACGCCACGGACTGCTCATGATCATCGCGCTCGGGGACTCGTTCCTGGCGCTCGGTATCGGCACCGACGGCGGCCAGGCGGGGCCGTCGGTCGTGACCACGGCGGTCCTCATCTTCGTCATACCGGCCGGCCTGTGGTGGGTGTACTTCGACGAGTCCGAGAAGGCCTGGCGGGCCGAGCTCGCCCTGGAGCGGCAGGACGCGGTGCAGCGCTCGCGGCTGGCCCTCGCCGCGTTCTTCTACGCCCACGTGCCGATGCTGCTCGGCCTGATCCTGATCGCGGCGGCAGTCAAGAAGACCATCGTGCACCCCTACGAACCACTGGCCGTGGCCCCGTCCGTCGCGCTGGCCTGCGGTGTGGCGCTGTACCTCGGCGGCATCGCCTGGTTCCACAGAATCCTGAGGATCGGCCCACAGCGTTTCCACTTCACCGCCGCACTGCTCGCCGTCCTGGCCATTCCGATGGGGCATTTCGGAACGGCAGTGGCCGAAGTCATCGTACTTGGTGTCCTCATCGGCGCCGCCCTGCTCAGCGACCATCGCTGGACCGTGAAAATGGCACATCTCTATCACTGA